The sequence ATGGGGTGAGAGGGACCCACATAGAAGAGCTGAAGATGTGGCATTTGCAGTTGCTCGTTTCTACCAAAGAGGTGGTACTATCCAAAATTATTACATGGTACGTACTGTTATTACCATGCATGTAGTAtcttttacatatatatgtaaatttgtttttttatatatataatttattgatattACACATAATTTCAGTACCATGGAGGGACCAATTTTGGCCGTACAACAGGCGGTCCATACATCGCAACATCTTATGATTACGATGGTTTCCTTGATGAATATGGTAATTGCATTCTATTAATATTATCTTAAATTAGAATTTAATTTTACATGACTCTACCATTTAGATTTATGTTAGAAAATCAATTGATTCTACTATATGCGAAACATATTTGTAGAAGACGTAAATCCTATACGCATAAATCATAGACTCACTCATTAAAAATTACACTTAAATATCTTCatcaaacttataaatttaatttttctCAGGTAATTTGAATCAACCCAAGTGGGGTCATCTCAAGAATCTTCATTTCATCATCAAATCAATGGAGACAGTTCTTACGTATGGTAATATAGAAACGATGAATTTCGGTAATGGAGTTGAGGTGGGTTCACAATGTATTTTTTACTGTTCTCTTGAAAATTACTAATACTCGAACTTACAAAACTAATGTTTCGAATGCTGTATTTATAGGCCACGATGTACACTACTAATGATAACTCCAGCTGCTTCTTGAGTAATTATAATCAATCAGTAGATGCAACAATCACTTTCCaagaaaaaaaatactttttacCTGCATGGTCTGTCAGCATTCTTCCTGATTGTGATCAAGTCGTCTACAACACTGCAATTGTAAGTTTAAACTTACTAATTTTTCATGAAATTCATtcaaattattattttcttaCAAGTGCATTGATTTTTGGTGATTTTCTTTTATCATATTTGAAATACTttatttgtaattattttatttttattataggtAAACACTCAAACATCTGTGATGGTTAAGAAGTCAAACATGGCTGAAAATGAGCCCGAGAAGCTAAATTGGGTATGGCGTCCTGAGGATATAAACGATTCTCTCAAAGGCAAAGGTTCGTTTACTGCAAATAGCCTTCTTGAACAAAAAATAGCGACATCCGACGCAAGTGATTATTTATGGTACATGACCAGGTaaattttcattcattcattcatttattcatttttaattttgatGATTATGATTATTAACAAATAAAAATGTTTGAATATTTTGCAGTGTGAACATTAGCAAGAACGATCCATTCTTTAATAAACAGGTTACACTGCGTGTTAATACAATGGGTCATGGTCTTTACATCTATTTCAATGGGGAGTTAGTAGGTAAATCATTCATTATCAATGTTGATTAATAATTCGAAGGTGGTGATGCATGCAGTGcgtaatttttgaaatttattacaAAGAactaaatttttttaattcaatATGATCAGGATCAAAATATGCTACGGGTGGAAAATACAAATTTGTGTTTGAAGTACCAATCAAGATGAAATCCAAAACGAATTACATTACCCTACTGAGTGTTACAGTTGGATTAAAGGTTAATAATATCTATTACCCATCTCTTTGCATTGATAATCTCTACTTATGttgtaaattaattaaaatatctaTTTAATGTTTTTTCTATGAGTAGAATTACGGTCCACATTTTGATTTGGAACCTGTTGGGATTGCGGGCGGACCCGTTCAACTAATCGGTAGTGGAAACATTACAAAGGACTTGTCAAACAACGCATGGACGTATAAGGTGAAATAATtacaaaaatcttgttattttttaaaattttaatattttgacCCATTGTTGAATAATTGCTATGGGAATAAATAGGTTGGACTGAATGGTGAGGACACACAAATCTACAATGATTTCTCACATCAACTTGAATGGCATTCAGATGATATTCCTATCAAGAGGCCTATGACTTGGTACAAGGTATTCTCTTTtcctctcaattttctttttcttatcaaTGAAAGTACGACTTAGAAGTCTCATATTTCTCAAAAAAATGATTCATTTGGTAACATTTCTCGAAAAAGTGATTCGATTGGTAAGATAAAGATGAGATCAATGAGAGTGATAGTCAAATATTTCTTTTAGAACATATTGATTTGACCCCATAAGCGAGACCACCACCCAATAGCATGTTACCGCCAGAAGCAGAACCCCATATTTCTTCTAATTTATTACAACCCATATTGATAgtttaatccttttttttttctttttttcttttttgtagacAACATTCAAGGCTCCTTTGGGATTAGAACCTGTGGTGGTGGACTTGCAAGGCTTGGGAAAAGGCCAAGCATGGGTAAATGGTCACCACATTGGGAGGTATTGGCCCACCTTCATGTCACCATCATATGGTTGCGAGGAATGTGATTATCGCGGAGCATATGGTCCAAGCAGATGCGAAACTAATTGCGGCGAGCCCACACAAAGATGGTAAATCTCATGCATTTATCACATTGTACAAATCTAATTTGTGCGTTACCAGTGTACTAGTGTTGCTTTTTATGGGTGAATCTTatcactattttatttttaagatctCTACTATACTTCGATGCAAGATTGAATTGATTAATATGAATTTAACTTGAATACAGGTACCATGTGCCTAGATCATACCTCCAAACAGATAATAACACATTAATCTTGTTGGAGGAAGCAGGCGGCAATCCGACGATGGTTAATTTCCAAACAGTCACTATTGGGACTGTTTGTGCAAATGTTAATGAGGGGAAAACATTAGAATTATCATGCCAAGGCGGTCGGGCCATTTCTGAAGTCCAATTTGCTAGCTTTGGGGACCCCGAAGGCACTTGCGGGTCATTCCGGAAAGGCACTTGTGAGGCTGTTGATGCTCTTTTGGTGGTACAAAAGGTGATTTAAGTTCACTTCATGCTCCCCTCCTATAGTTTCAATTTGTAATTTAAATTTCCAATGGGCTTCTAAAGACCTAGGTTTGCAActctgaattttttttaaaaatatttttgaaaatttcgcAGGCATGTGTGGGACAAGCAAGCTGTTCGGTGGATGTTTCAGAGAGCATGTTGGGGCCGAGCAATTGCGATAGCAGCATCAGCAAGAGGCTTGCGGTCCAAGCTATTTGTTAGTGTAATCATTTTAATGactttttaataataaaatgtaTTTTATTTAGTTTAATTGTTATAGTAGGAATTTTATTTGAGATTTTACATTAATAAAAGTTTAGCTATTTTAGTAATTTGGTTGTGACTTTGATTCAGATTTTCATCAGATTTTGAATATCATCATGGCCAATGTGGCTTATTGATGGTAGATTTTTGTACACATGACATGTCTATAGTTGTTATGTTGCACCCCTAGTCCAGATCATGGATTGGGAAGTTTGTGCAGTGGGaagttaagtggggcccaccatgatgtttgtgtaaaaaaaaaaaaaaatcaaccccgtccatccattttgccagctgataagttcaggtgggccacaccacagtggGAATGAGATGGTGACCATAGGTTTGCGTGTGAGGCCACCTTGTGGTGTCTTTCATCAAATCCGTCAATCAGGTCTAACTCAGAGGATGAAGAGGAAATATCTTCTTGTGAGAGCAATTACATTGTTCTCATTGGTGTAGTCCTTGTGAGTTTTTAATGGGGATTATCTTTTATATagttcacctgatgaatggagaaGATTTTACATATgtaacatggtggaccccatgcatTGTATTCTCTTCATGAAGTCCTTGATAGTGAaagaatttttcacaaatttttaaataattaatatattttaattgttattagggcttttattcatttattaaggTTTTTGAAGCATTAAGGAACTCATCAGAAGAAAAGGTACTGGGATTTGTACTCCAccttttatattaataaatatttaaGAGTATTACATTTATACCATGTCTGAGAAATCAGTCCTATGTGTGAAATGTATGGATTTGGATCTGAAGAGGATGATAGGCACCATGAAAGTGCATGTGGTGGTATACCATCTTGTGTTGCTCTTCAGTGGTACAGAGATATTAGCCTGCAAGATGTATGcacaacatccaacccgtccatctgaTGGGTCACCTCATGTTACTCCCAAGTCCAAAAAACCCGGCCCAATCCATGAACCATGTAGGCCACAGCTAGTGAAACAGCTGGGAGGGGATTCACACCCTTGATTTGCGCCAGGGCCAAATGATTTGCAACTCTACTGATTTTGGTCTGATCCTTCATCCAGGccagatgaatggtgtgaatggCCTTGGATTCCACATACAAAGTTACAGTAAGGTTGggttatgtgggccccaatatgttGTGTATATGATATCTGAACCGTGCATCCAGTGACTCCCCTCTTAAgcatgggatgtcccaaaaatcagccatcccactgatatggtgtggcccaatatgGAAGGCTCCTTGCAGAGGGGGGAAAATGGTGAATCTTTAAGCATCATAGGTGACCCATTGgccatatttttaaaattaaatatcTAAGTTTTTGACCACTGATCGTAGAGTTACAGTTGCCgcctgatggaccccacattggacTGAACATGATGCAAATCGCTATGCTCAAACAATCCTACCCATTAGATGAAGTGGTCATGAATAGACAAGTCTAAAACCGAAAGGAGGGCTGCCAATGATGTTCAATGACTAAAATCTATTTATTAGGGCGTGTTGGGATTCACGTATAGGGCTGtattgcattgttatttaatcgTTGACAAACAGATTGTTTGGGAAGGACTGACTTTGGAAATGTAATTAGTTGATATATGCATATTCACTGTTTGTTGAAGGATCGAACTGAAATGAACGGTTAAGCAGACCACATACAATACAAGGTATGGACCTCGTCTATGACATAATCTCATTTCACCATTGATTTTAGATTGTAGCtacgtgggtcccatcacgatgtatgtgttttatccaaaccatcaatcaacTTATATTGATTAACATACAGTATGACACCCAATATTAAGCCTATCCTAgatgtaacatagataataagGATCAATCTATCTAATCAATATGTAGAACACCAATATCACTGTAGAGTAGGCCAATGAAGGTTTATAGTGTTGGATATCCATCTACTGATTATTATGGCTGAAATTGAGGTTCTGCTTTCATATAGACACAACACAGACTTACCCTTTGAAAATTTACTGAAAATTAAAGAACCGGCGTTTAAATGAAGCAAACAAACACAGTTGGAAATAACAGTAGACATACAATAcgataaatacaaataaaaaaaacGATTTGGCCGTaaactgaaaaggaaaaaaaaaaaagaagggggtGACCAGTGTTTTGAGGGTGTAACAAAAAAAATTACAGTCCCGAAAAGAAAACGCCTCATTGGTCCTGAgctttctcaactcattttaaaTTACCATATCGGCCACACCCCACCTAATGATCCCATATCATCAGAAACTTGAAAAAAATCACGCAACTACTGCGTATATAAGCACGACTCCAATCAGAATTTTAATGATGCCGTTCAAAATCCCTTCGTCATTAGTATTTCGATTTATGTCCGATATCGAGACGCCAGATCCCTGCACTATATTTTGATGTGGCGGTGGTTGAAAGGGAGCGGAACCATCTTCAACTTTTTCCAATGGTCTTTCTATTGTGCTTGATGACGCCTCGTTATGTACACCATAGGTGTTGCCCTACCCAACTTGCTGTAGAGTGGCCTAAATACATGTAATCAAGTTACTATTATACCTTAGATACAATGGATGAATCTGATAATAACCATAAATTCCTAAACATGTTTTCAGAATTTTTCGTATGCAATTTAAGTTCATACCTTGAATGTGGTCCACTCTGTGATAGCCTCAACATGCGTTCTGAACGATCGGTGTCTGGACCCACTGAATCTTTCAACCTGTTCCCGAGCATCCTCCCAGTTGTCATATATTCCTAGCACTCTACCCACAAATACGACATACTATTTACCCATTTCTACCTGCAAATAAAACACTTTATCAAAATTGAAGTGCATTGTGTGGTCATGGAGTATCCCGAGTCTTATATAAAACTAAGAACAGCGCATATGGTCATGCAGTATCCTTGTTTTCTCACCTGGAAAAAACCTTCACTTCAATCACAAACTCTTCTCGAATATACTTATCCAAATGATGCAAAAAAATTCatgcttgatatatatatatatatgggaaaaggtactatgtgctcgacctcacgataagct is a genomic window of Magnolia sinica isolate HGM2019 chromosome 15, MsV1, whole genome shotgun sequence containing:
- the LOC131227052 gene encoding beta-galactosidase 15-like, with the translated sequence MGSFIFSFILVFGFLSLVSATIVNHDGRAVTIDGQRRILIAGAIHYPRSTAEMWPDLIQKAKDGGIDTIETYVFWNFHEPQRREYDFNGDKDIIRFLKTIQDAGLYAILRIGPYACAEWNYGGFPVWLHSLPGIELRTDNEIFKNEMQNFTTLIVNMVKEAKLLASQGGPIILTQIENEYGNVMWAYGAKGKNYLQWCVNLANSLNVDIPWIMCQQGNAPQPMINTCNGYYCDAFTPNNPSSPKIWTENWIGWFKSWGERDPHRRAEDVAFAVARFYQRGGTIQNYYMYHGGTNFGRTTGGPYIATSYDYDGFLDEYGNLNQPKWGHLKNLHFIIKSMETVLTYGNIETMNFGNGVEATMYTTNDNSSCFLSNYNQSVDATITFQEKKYFLPAWSVSILPDCDQVVYNTAIVNTQTSVMVKKSNMAENEPEKLNWVWRPEDINDSLKGKGSFTANSLLEQKIATSDASDYLWYMTSVNISKNDPFFNKQVTLRVNTMGHGLYIYFNGELVGSKYATGGKYKFVFEVPIKMKSKTNYITLLSVTVGLKNYGPHFDLEPVGIAGGPVQLIGSGNITKDLSNNAWTYKVGLNGEDTQIYNDFSHQLEWHSDDIPIKRPMTWYKTTFKAPLGLEPVVVDLQGLGKGQAWVNGHHIGRYWPTFMSPSYGCEECDYRGAYGPSRCETNCGEPTQRWYHVPRSYLQTDNNTLILLEEAGGNPTMVNFQTVTIGTVCANVNEGKTLELSCQGGRAISEVQFASFGDPEGTCGSFRKGTCEAVDALLVVQKACVGQASCSVDVSESMLGPSNCDSSISKRLAVQAIC